In Streptomyces capitiformicae, one genomic interval encodes:
- a CDS encoding GNAT family N-acetyltransferase yields the protein MITLRLLDGVGRQIALHDVDDQNWRAVADVAPLDGQRRFVPALAARYLLLSLREGVWNSLAVCADDTVVGHVMWGRDEDGSYWIGGMLIDAAEQGKGVGRAAARTLMRWLADRTDCEVLRLSYDPDNTAAERLYASLGFRPVSTTEEDQGEVVAEVSGVVVRDSRW from the coding sequence ATGATCACTCTCAGGCTGCTGGACGGCGTTGGGCGACAGATCGCCCTGCATGACGTGGACGACCAGAACTGGCGCGCCGTCGCGGATGTCGCCCCGCTGGACGGCCAACGCCGGTTCGTTCCCGCGCTGGCCGCCCGCTACCTCCTCCTGTCCCTCCGCGAGGGCGTATGGAACTCGCTCGCGGTGTGCGCCGATGACACCGTGGTGGGGCATGTCATGTGGGGGCGTGACGAGGACGGTTCGTACTGGATCGGCGGCATGCTGATCGATGCCGCCGAACAGGGCAAGGGGGTCGGGCGGGCGGCGGCGCGGACCCTGATGCGATGGCTGGCGGACCGTACGGACTGTGAGGTCCTCCGCCTGTCGTACGACCCGGACAACACCGCCGCCGAGCGCCTTTACGCCTCACTGGGATTCCGGCCCGTGTCCACCACCGAGGAGGACCAGGGTGAGGTGGTCGCCGAAGTGTCCGGCGTCGTCGTCAGGGATTCTCGATGGTGA
- a CDS encoding glycosyltransferase family 2 protein — MPHSSDPVVSVVIPCHNYARYLPEAVSSVVAQTFRAWELVIVDDGSTDNTFEVAQDLAARHPDRCVRLLQQANAGVSAARNTGIEAAAGRYILPLDADDVIAPTMLEKTVAVLDGDPDIAIASTDVFTFTDDDLPPQAMPLPAYSRELLLQRLIMFYCSLYRREAWQTVGGYDETMRAGEDWDFWIGCVEHGFDAHHIHEPLFGARNKDTGLHLEAAENDLAIRARIVANHPDLFKPITRGWAHAVLTQDAEACLRDEYVPDDILTRAAEMDQFLGAVMALQRTTRVQYYHIRRLEKALAAQSGDAGRLPYNSRAGSAV; from the coding sequence ATGCCCCACAGCTCCGACCCTGTGGTCTCGGTGGTCATCCCCTGCCACAACTACGCCCGTTATCTGCCCGAGGCAGTGTCCAGCGTCGTCGCCCAGACGTTCCGCGCCTGGGAACTCGTCATCGTCGACGACGGCAGCACCGACAACACCTTCGAGGTGGCCCAGGACCTGGCCGCCCGCCACCCCGACCGGTGCGTCAGGCTGCTCCAACAGGCCAATGCCGGGGTCTCCGCCGCGCGCAACACCGGAATCGAGGCCGCTGCCGGCCGCTACATCCTTCCGCTGGACGCCGACGACGTGATCGCGCCGACGATGCTGGAGAAGACCGTCGCGGTGCTGGACGGCGACCCCGACATCGCCATCGCGTCGACCGATGTGTTCACCTTCACCGACGACGATCTGCCCCCGCAGGCGATGCCCCTGCCCGCCTACAGCAGAGAACTGCTGCTCCAGCGGCTGATCATGTTCTACTGCTCGCTGTACCGCCGTGAAGCGTGGCAGACCGTGGGCGGGTACGACGAGACCATGCGGGCGGGAGAGGACTGGGACTTCTGGATCGGCTGCGTCGAGCACGGCTTCGACGCCCACCACATCCATGAGCCGCTGTTCGGGGCGCGCAACAAGGACACCGGACTGCATCTGGAAGCCGCCGAGAACGACCTGGCCATCCGGGCCCGGATCGTGGCCAACCACCCGGACCTGTTCAAGCCGATCACGCGTGGGTGGGCCCACGCCGTGCTCACCCAGGACGCGGAAGCCTGCCTGCGGGACGAGTACGTCCCCGACGACATCCTCACCCGGGCCGCCGAGATGGACCAGTTCCTCGGGGCGGTCATGGCCCTGCAGCGCACGACGCGGGTGCAGTACTACCACATCCGGCGTCTGGAGAAGGCGCTGGCCGCCCAGAGCGGCGACGCCGGTCGACTCCCGTACAACTCCCGCGCCGGGTCGGCTGTCTAA
- a CDS encoding inclusion body family protein has product MADLNVLIAFDAATIVEQNPNASRNPDAPTYADHSLIYMTTRHDHIVGTSGAELNLRAEPGDSIRWRETTISLGSDYKALLYKYVSSDTGHQLIRTPEIEVIDGVYPMPQEGSEGRPEFVTQNYQDHYWRTTVKKPGKVVYHFYFQILDRHRQLKGYFQWDPFITIENP; this is encoded by the coding sequence ATGGCTGATCTCAACGTACTGATCGCGTTCGACGCGGCCACGATCGTCGAGCAGAATCCCAACGCGTCGAGGAACCCGGACGCGCCGACGTACGCCGACCACAGCCTCATCTACATGACGACGCGCCACGATCACATCGTCGGCACATCGGGGGCCGAATTGAACCTCCGGGCAGAACCCGGGGACAGCATCAGGTGGCGGGAGACGACGATCTCGCTCGGCAGCGACTACAAGGCACTGCTGTACAAGTACGTGAGCAGCGACACCGGCCACCAGCTCATCAGGACTCCGGAGATCGAAGTGATCGACGGCGTCTATCCGATGCCGCAGGAGGGGTCCGAGGGCAGGCCGGAATTCGTGACACAGAACTACCAGGACCACTACTGGCGGACGACCGTCAAAAAGCCGGGCAAGGTCGTGTACCACTTCTACTTCCAGATCCTGGACCGCCACCGCCAATTGAAGGGGTACTTCCAGTGGGACCCCTTCATCACCATCGAGAATCCCTGA
- a CDS encoding flavin monoamine oxidase family protein, with protein sequence MTDTPRDNSATRARWQTCLKLARELLLVGPDDKDLKLSYLHTLIDTGRLGPTHHPRKKILVIGAGITGLVAGRLLKDAGHDVTIIEANESRVGGRIKTFRATKHHQPFDDPAQYAEAGAMRLPDFHPLVLALVDKLGLGRRQFYNVDVDPSTGSGPEVPVPPVTYTSFTGQTWTNGDASPDFREPDKRGNSWIRANRVQMRRADYTASPERINEGFHLTGDEVRAPVVKMVDDALESVRDYYSDVVDGKRVNKPFDEWVEGWARVIRDFDGYSMGGFLRDHAGLSDEAIEAVGTLENMSSRLHLSFFHSFLSRSDINPTVRYWEIPGGSWRLPHALHEGLRDEVRLGHRMIRLEYHDPSRDTDPEGTAVGPDGWGVTVETVAENDPQAPPRRWTADLAIVTIPFSALRFVEIVPSMSYKKRRAIIETHYDSATKVLLEFSHRWWEFTEDDWREELERIAPGVYEYYRLGPEAAGEPARMPTLAEADAGLLGAAVKDSGVTEEMRQIDSTMPLRGPALRPATHSFGGGSATDNPNRFMYYPSHRVEGSTGGVVLASYSWSDDAARWDSMRNAERYVYALRNLQALHGRRIEVFFTGRGATKSWARDPYAFGEAAIYTAHQMTSFHLDVSRPEGPVHFAGEHTSLKHAWIEGALESAVRAAIAVHQAPPVTTPGPDGEGRS encoded by the coding sequence ATGACCGACACTCCACGGGACAACTCCGCCACCCGTGCGCGCTGGCAGACGTGTCTCAAGCTCGCCCGCGAACTCCTCCTCGTCGGGCCGGACGACAAGGACCTCAAACTCAGCTATCTCCACACCCTGATCGACACGGGCCGTCTCGGCCCCACCCACCACCCGCGCAAGAAGATCCTCGTCATCGGCGCCGGCATCACCGGCCTCGTCGCCGGCCGCCTGCTCAAGGACGCCGGCCACGACGTCACCATCATCGAGGCCAATGAAAGCCGCGTCGGCGGACGCATCAAGACCTTCCGCGCCACCAAGCACCACCAGCCCTTCGACGACCCCGCCCAGTATGCGGAGGCCGGGGCCATGCGGCTGCCCGACTTCCACCCGCTCGTCCTCGCCCTCGTCGACAAACTCGGACTCGGCCGGCGCCAGTTCTACAACGTGGACGTGGACCCCTCCACCGGCAGCGGTCCCGAGGTCCCCGTCCCCCCGGTGACGTACACCTCCTTCACCGGCCAGACGTGGACCAACGGCGACGCGAGCCCCGACTTCCGCGAACCCGACAAGCGCGGCAACTCCTGGATCCGCGCCAACCGCGTCCAGATGCGGCGGGCCGACTACACCGCGAGTCCCGAACGGATCAACGAGGGCTTCCACCTCACCGGCGACGAGGTCCGCGCGCCCGTCGTGAAGATGGTCGACGACGCGCTGGAGAGCGTGCGCGACTACTACTCCGACGTCGTCGACGGCAAGCGTGTCAACAAGCCGTTCGACGAGTGGGTCGAGGGCTGGGCCCGGGTGATCCGCGACTTCGACGGCTACTCCATGGGCGGCTTCCTGCGAGACCACGCCGGGCTCAGCGACGAGGCGATCGAGGCCGTCGGAACCCTGGAGAACATGTCCTCACGGCTGCACCTCTCCTTCTTCCACAGCTTCCTGAGCCGCAGCGACATCAACCCCACCGTCCGCTACTGGGAGATACCCGGCGGCAGTTGGCGCCTGCCGCACGCCCTCCACGAGGGCCTACGCGACGAGGTGCGGCTCGGCCACCGCATGATCCGCCTCGAATACCACGACCCCAGCCGCGACACCGACCCCGAGGGCACCGCCGTCGGACCCGACGGATGGGGCGTGACCGTGGAGACCGTCGCCGAGAACGACCCGCAGGCCCCGCCGCGCCGGTGGACCGCGGACCTGGCGATCGTCACCATCCCGTTCTCCGCCCTGCGCTTCGTGGAGATCGTCCCCTCGATGTCGTACAAGAAGCGCCGCGCCATCATCGAGACCCACTACGACTCGGCCACCAAGGTGCTGCTGGAGTTCAGCCACCGGTGGTGGGAGTTCACCGAGGACGACTGGCGCGAGGAGCTGGAGAGGATCGCACCGGGCGTCTACGAGTACTACCGGCTGGGCCCGGAGGCGGCCGGCGAGCCCGCCCGTATGCCCACGCTCGCCGAGGCGGACGCCGGCCTGCTCGGTGCCGCCGTCAAGGACAGCGGCGTCACCGAGGAGATGCGGCAGATCGACAGCACCATGCCGCTGCGCGGCCCCGCCCTCCGCCCCGCCACCCACAGCTTCGGCGGGGGCTCCGCCACCGACAACCCCAACCGGTTCATGTACTACCCGTCGCACCGGGTCGAGGGCAGCACCGGCGGCGTGGTGCTCGCCTCGTACTCCTGGTCCGACGACGCCGCGCGCTGGGACTCGATGCGGAACGCGGAGCGCTACGTCTACGCCCTGCGCAACCTCCAGGCCCTGCACGGCCGACGCATCGAGGTGTTCTTCACCGGGCGCGGCGCCACCAAGAGCTGGGCCCGCGACCCGTACGCCTTCGGCGAGGCCGCCATCTACACCGCGCACCAGATGACCAGCTTCCACCTGGACGTCTCCCGGCCCGAAGGCCCCGTGCACTTCGCCGGAGAGCACACCTCCCTCAAGCACGCCTGGATCGAGGGCGCCCTGGAGAGCGCCGTCCGCGCCGCCATCGCCGTCCACCAGGCCCCGCCGGTCACCACCCCGGGCCCGGACGGGGAGGGCCGCTCATGA
- a CDS encoding ATP-binding protein — translation MNSETTTVLGEFRQLFTPSRRGARLARRAVARRLHAWGIPQGSEVYDSAVLVAAELVTNAAMHGYVTGHSFLLKVVWMTGTVRIEVADACETRRPKTLRSEPEAESGRGLLIVEALADKWGVEDRDLGKIVWAELSASISTSP, via the coding sequence ATGAATTCGGAAACCACCACCGTCCTCGGTGAATTCAGGCAACTCTTCACTCCCAGCCGCCGAGGCGCCCGACTCGCGCGAAGGGCCGTCGCCCGGCGGCTGCACGCCTGGGGCATCCCCCAGGGGAGCGAGGTGTACGACAGCGCGGTGCTGGTCGCCGCCGAGCTGGTGACGAACGCGGCCATGCACGGGTACGTCACCGGGCACAGCTTTCTGCTGAAGGTGGTGTGGATGACCGGCACCGTACGTATCGAGGTGGCCGACGCCTGCGAGACGCGGCGGCCGAAAACGCTGCGGTCGGAGCCCGAGGCCGAGTCCGGGCGGGGGCTGTTGATCGTCGAGGCCCTCGCCGACAAGTGGGGCGTCGAGGACCGCGACCTGGGCAAGATCGTGTGGGCCGAGCTGAGCGCCAGTATCAGCACCAGCCCGTAA
- a CDS encoding DUF397 domain-containing protein: MSTERLNWFKSSHSSGAGGECVEAAYTWRKSSHSSGEGGECVEISPCPHTIHIRDSKNPTGPHLTLSPTAWTTFLATEEARSLPA; the protein is encoded by the coding sequence GTGAGCACTGAGCGACTCAACTGGTTCAAGTCCAGCCACAGCAGTGGCGCTGGCGGCGAATGCGTCGAAGCCGCCTACACCTGGCGCAAGTCATCCCACAGCAGCGGCGAGGGCGGCGAATGCGTCGAGATATCCCCCTGCCCCCACACCATCCACATCCGCGACTCCAAGAACCCCACCGGCCCCCACCTCACCCTCTCCCCCACCGCCTGGACCACGTTCCTCGCAACCGAGGAAGCCCGTAGCCTGCCTGCATGA
- a CDS encoding thiamine pyrophosphate-binding protein, which produces MTAITSGTAITPGCTVARYLALRLAELGITHLFGVPGNHLGPFLTTLRAEGDIEWVGTPTEGGAGQAADAYARIHGVGAAAVTYSVGAFNLLNACGGAYVEQVPLVAVNASPPYEQWQNYRALGLLTSHMSPRPESNLDVYRQVTVDAQVISNPGLAPAQIDAALTACLSERRPVYLEVMEDLWDEPCAEPGEPIIRRERPFSARNQLMLDHAVNAILTLVEEHPGPDGTPRPIVWAGEEIDRFRLGGQLTDLVEGTGVPFCTTVGAKAVVDEDLPQFHGVYNGHASHPDVHGVFKDWATCRIGLGAWSTSKNLGGEQCVGGDWVMAANGGVSVGSSYFPDVQLEQLLPALQDALVKRYGSGGLAADYYAEAHAHLGESVDRPAGLEQYRASLRTSGSRSRHAERLTYDGVFDRINHFLGHETRQDWTVVSDAAFSLIGSMNLSLSAGGFLSQVSWLSIGWSVGAATGAALAPERGQARPMVFVGDGAFQETCQEISTHTRLGLRSVVFVMDNGHFYGIEQMLVHPAYYADDQGASHDPDFYNVLHPWHYDRLAAVFAAKETPANGITIAHTSELDDLLTRLTDPTDPVNAGPLLVRVRLHRHDYPRAMAYKVKVNNSKGAGNG; this is translated from the coding sequence ATGACCGCGATCACCTCCGGGACCGCGATCACCCCTGGGTGCACGGTCGCCCGCTATCTCGCCCTGCGCCTGGCCGAGTTGGGCATCACCCACCTCTTCGGCGTCCCCGGCAACCACCTCGGCCCCTTCTTGACCACCCTGCGGGCCGAGGGCGACATCGAGTGGGTCGGCACCCCCACCGAGGGCGGCGCGGGCCAGGCCGCCGACGCCTACGCCCGGATCCACGGCGTCGGCGCGGCCGCGGTCACCTACAGTGTGGGCGCGTTCAACCTGCTCAACGCCTGCGGTGGCGCCTACGTCGAGCAGGTCCCGCTCGTCGCCGTCAACGCTTCCCCGCCCTACGAGCAGTGGCAGAACTACCGCGCCCTCGGCCTGCTCACCTCCCACATGAGCCCCCGCCCGGAGAGCAACCTGGACGTCTACCGGCAGGTCACCGTGGACGCGCAGGTCATCTCCAACCCGGGCCTCGCCCCCGCCCAGATCGACGCCGCGCTCACCGCGTGCCTCTCCGAGCGCAGGCCGGTCTACCTGGAGGTCATGGAGGACCTGTGGGACGAGCCCTGCGCCGAGCCCGGGGAGCCGATCATCCGCCGCGAGCGGCCGTTCAGCGCGCGCAACCAGCTGATGCTGGACCACGCCGTGAACGCGATCCTCACCCTGGTCGAGGAGCACCCCGGCCCGGACGGAACGCCCCGCCCCATCGTCTGGGCCGGCGAGGAGATCGACCGGTTCCGCCTGGGCGGGCAGCTCACCGACCTGGTGGAGGGAACCGGCGTGCCGTTCTGCACCACTGTCGGCGCCAAGGCCGTCGTCGACGAGGACCTGCCGCAGTTCCACGGCGTCTACAACGGCCACGCCAGCCACCCGGACGTGCACGGCGTCTTCAAGGACTGGGCCACCTGCCGGATCGGGCTCGGCGCCTGGTCCACGTCGAAGAACCTCGGCGGCGAGCAGTGCGTCGGCGGCGACTGGGTGATGGCCGCGAACGGCGGCGTCAGTGTCGGCAGCTCCTACTTCCCCGACGTCCAGCTCGAACAACTCCTGCCCGCCCTCCAGGACGCGCTGGTGAAGCGCTACGGCTCCGGGGGGCTGGCCGCCGACTACTACGCCGAGGCCCATGCCCATCTGGGGGAGTCCGTCGACCGCCCCGCCGGCCTGGAGCAGTACCGCGCCTCGCTCCGCACCAGCGGCTCACGGTCCCGGCACGCCGAACGGCTCACCTACGACGGCGTGTTCGACCGGATCAACCACTTCCTGGGCCACGAGACCCGGCAGGACTGGACGGTCGTCTCCGACGCCGCGTTCTCCCTCATCGGCTCGATGAACCTGTCCCTGTCCGCGGGCGGGTTCCTGTCGCAGGTCAGCTGGCTGTCCATCGGCTGGTCGGTCGGCGCGGCCACCGGCGCCGCGCTCGCCCCCGAGCGCGGGCAGGCCCGCCCGATGGTGTTCGTCGGCGACGGCGCCTTCCAGGAGACCTGTCAGGAGATCTCCACCCACACCAGGCTCGGGCTGCGGTCGGTGGTGTTCGTCATGGACAACGGACACTTCTACGGCATCGAACAGATGCTGGTGCACCCCGCCTACTACGCGGACGACCAAGGGGCCTCCCACGACCCCGACTTCTACAACGTCCTCCACCCCTGGCACTACGACCGTCTCGCGGCCGTCTTCGCCGCCAAGGAGACCCCGGCGAACGGGATCACCATCGCCCACACCTCCGAACTGGACGACCTTCTGACCCGCCTCACCGACCCGACCGACCCCGTCAACGCCGGACCGCTGCTGGTCCGCGTCCGCCTGCACCGGCACGACTACCCGCGTGCGATGGCCTACAAGGTGAAAGTCAACAACTCGAAAGGGGCAGGAAATGGCTGA
- a CDS encoding helix-turn-helix domain-containing protein: protein MADEASERRPETPAEADGTTGLFTAVGKLLKLLRERAGLTQKELGEALGYGPDAIGAMERGVRVARPEVLEKADELLDAGGLLKAMIPEIKEGMKKARTRHPEWYRSYAGLEAEAVELHFYANQGVPGLLQTEEYARAVFSQWRPLLSAETIETRVADRMARQQIFEGWPPPMCSYVLEEVVLQRPIGGRAVHQEQLRNLLRFGSMRNIEIQVMPTCREEHPNLDSAFNLLTPKGHGQVAYTEGQGYPRLVTDTEGVRQIADRYGIMRALALNPMESRALIEKMLGEL from the coding sequence ATGGCGGATGAGGCGAGTGAACGGCGGCCGGAGACTCCGGCTGAGGCCGACGGTACGACCGGGCTGTTCACGGCGGTCGGCAAGCTGTTGAAGCTACTGCGGGAGCGGGCGGGGCTGACACAGAAGGAGTTGGGGGAGGCGTTGGGGTACGGGCCGGACGCGATCGGGGCGATGGAGCGGGGGGTGCGGGTGGCTCGGCCCGAGGTGTTGGAGAAGGCGGATGAACTTCTCGATGCCGGGGGGCTGTTGAAGGCGATGATCCCCGAGATCAAGGAGGGGATGAAGAAGGCGCGGACGCGGCATCCGGAGTGGTACCGGAGTTACGCCGGGTTGGAGGCGGAGGCGGTTGAGCTGCACTTCTATGCCAACCAGGGGGTGCCAGGGTTGTTGCAGACGGAGGAGTATGCGCGGGCGGTCTTCTCTCAGTGGCGCCCACTGCTGAGCGCCGAGACCATCGAGACGCGCGTGGCCGACCGAATGGCCCGCCAGCAGATCTTCGAGGGCTGGCCTCCACCGATGTGCAGCTACGTCCTGGAGGAGGTTGTGCTGCAACGGCCGATCGGCGGACGAGCTGTCCACCAGGAGCAACTGCGGAACCTGCTGCGCTTCGGGAGTATGCGCAACATTGAGATCCAGGTGATGCCGACCTGCCGCGAGGAACACCCCAACCTGGACAGCGCGTTCAACCTGTTGACGCCCAAAGGACATGGGCAGGTGGCGTACACGGAAGGGCAGGGCTACCCCCGCCTGGTCACCGACACTGAAGGCGTACGACAAATCGCCGACCGCTATGGGATCATGCGCGCGCTGGCGCTCAACCCGATGGAGTCCCGGGCGCTGATCGAGAAGATGCTGGGGGAGCTGTGA
- a CDS encoding calcium-binding protein yields MRSHRSIAATTSLALALGGAVLAAPTAQAAPTSTATVAFEVNHLRYKAGAGQSNRFTVAVDREERPDWEWGYWIITFRDRVDIAIDPRAAVERECTYPDATDHKVVQCAQGVSPRGEDTFIYDVHLGDGDDTATLPPNSLYSGIYGGSGNDVLLGNGSVELYGEDGNDRIVGGGGPWGFGSRGGKGHDTMTDCSYCSGGAGNDTLTGGTAVTRNILVGDSGNDILYGRTDADDLLGGEGNDRLYGGRGNDTLRGQNGNDVLYGDQDNDTLWGNNGNDVLHGGQGTDKLSGGPGRDKVHQ; encoded by the coding sequence ATGCGCTCACACAGATCCATCGCCGCCACCACATCTCTCGCCCTCGCCCTGGGCGGAGCCGTGCTCGCGGCGCCCACCGCCCAGGCGGCCCCGACGAGCACGGCCACCGTCGCCTTCGAAGTCAACCACCTGCGCTACAAGGCCGGCGCCGGACAGTCGAACCGCTTCACGGTCGCCGTGGACAGGGAGGAGAGGCCCGACTGGGAGTGGGGCTACTGGATCATCACCTTCCGCGACCGGGTCGACATCGCCATCGATCCGCGCGCGGCAGTCGAACGCGAGTGCACGTACCCCGATGCGACCGATCACAAGGTCGTCCAATGCGCCCAGGGTGTTTCCCCGCGCGGCGAGGACACGTTCATCTACGACGTCCACCTCGGTGACGGCGACGACACCGCGACGCTGCCCCCCAACTCCTTGTACTCGGGCATCTACGGCGGCTCCGGCAACGACGTCCTGCTCGGCAACGGCTCGGTCGAGCTCTACGGCGAGGACGGCAACGACCGCATCGTCGGCGGCGGCGGTCCCTGGGGCTTCGGTTCCCGCGGCGGCAAGGGCCACGACACCATGACCGACTGCTCGTACTGCAGCGGCGGCGCCGGCAACGACACCCTCACCGGTGGCACCGCCGTGACCAGGAACATCCTGGTCGGGGACTCCGGCAACGACATCCTGTACGGCAGGACCGACGCCGACGACCTCTTGGGCGGCGAGGGCAACGACAGGCTGTACGGCGGCAGGGGCAACGACACCCTGCGCGGCCAGAACGGCAACGACGTCCTCTACGGCGACCAGGACAACGACACGCTCTGGGGCAACAACGGCAACGACGTGCTACACGGCGGCCAGGGCACCGACAAGCTCTCCGGTGGCCCGGGCCGCGACAAGGTCCATCAGTAG
- a CDS encoding glycosyltransferase encodes MRTQKKIPALIHQTWKDADVPAQWKKWADSWRRHHPGWGYRLWTDSDNRAFLQEHYPWFLPIYDGYAEPIMRADAIRYFLLDHFGGLYVDLDFECLSPVEGILDGHELVLGCEPQAHTGLLLARQRGFSRIVGNAFIASRPGHPFWAHVHRQLVGAHRMPGALDVTGPFFLTRAIDSAPEPASIASITILGPEVLYPEVSPYAQELFGPQEADYERAYAVHHWSGSWVRDSPATPRTSAGKRFPFWASQELQPLADGLLNLDAQRRRWASGAPAPTVSCLMVTKDRSSTARRAIACFRTQTYPNLELVVVEDGTDDALEQHIHELDDPRIRHHRLPSEGRTLGELRNEAVDRATGPYVSQWDDDDLYDPERIETQMAAILSLGAEACFLARERLWWPARHKLAISCARLWEGSMVCAKDRLPRYPALRRGEDTPVAEEVARTCRVVSVDAPELYTYVCHGGNTFNEAHFAEHFDVATQIWSEPGAYAERLLAMATRLPIGPEDIAHAENGAATRPSGQGGRTATALEPAPGPATERPTVLVLTPLKDAAAFLPGYLENLRALDYPREAISLGLLEGDSKDTTPDLLRQVLPGLEAEFRRVTLVHRDFGLQLAGPRWEPGVQRRRRSVLAKVRNHLLSRALTDEEWVLWLDVDVTGYPADLVQRLLGAGKDIVVPHCATTAGGPTYDLNTFVLHPRAGTLNWSQWLRDGILQPPRGFGRVYLDELRGQGLIRVDSVGGTTLLVRADLHRDGLIFPSFPYQHLIETEGLAAMARDMGTACWALPDLEVLHPHHADVAEPLVHHME; translated from the coding sequence ATGCGGACGCAGAAGAAGATTCCCGCCCTGATTCACCAAACCTGGAAAGACGCCGACGTACCGGCCCAATGGAAGAAATGGGCTGACTCCTGGCGCCGACACCACCCCGGCTGGGGATACCGCCTGTGGACCGACTCCGACAATCGCGCATTCCTCCAGGAGCACTATCCCTGGTTCCTGCCCATCTACGACGGCTACGCGGAACCGATCATGCGGGCCGACGCAATTCGCTATTTCCTGCTCGACCATTTCGGCGGGCTCTACGTGGATCTGGACTTCGAGTGCCTGAGCCCGGTCGAGGGAATCCTTGACGGGCACGAACTCGTCCTCGGCTGCGAGCCCCAGGCGCACACAGGGCTACTGCTGGCCCGCCAGCGCGGATTCAGCCGCATCGTCGGCAACGCGTTCATCGCGTCACGGCCGGGCCACCCCTTCTGGGCCCATGTGCACCGCCAGTTGGTCGGCGCCCACAGAATGCCCGGAGCGCTGGACGTCACGGGCCCCTTCTTCCTCACCAGAGCGATCGACAGCGCCCCGGAACCTGCCTCGATCGCCTCGATCACGATCCTCGGACCGGAGGTCCTGTACCCCGAGGTGAGCCCGTACGCGCAGGAGCTGTTCGGCCCGCAGGAAGCCGACTATGAGCGTGCGTACGCCGTGCACCACTGGTCCGGCAGCTGGGTGCGCGACTCCCCTGCGACTCCCCGGACATCGGCCGGCAAACGGTTCCCGTTCTGGGCGAGCCAGGAACTGCAACCGCTCGCCGACGGCCTGCTCAACCTGGACGCGCAACGCCGCCGCTGGGCCTCGGGCGCGCCCGCGCCGACGGTGTCCTGCCTGATGGTGACGAAGGATCGCTCGTCGACGGCCCGCCGCGCGATCGCGTGCTTCCGTACGCAGACCTACCCCAACCTGGAACTGGTCGTCGTGGAGGACGGCACGGACGACGCCCTTGAGCAGCACATTCACGAGCTGGACGACCCGAGGATCCGCCATCACCGGCTCCCCTCGGAGGGGCGGACGCTGGGTGAACTGCGCAACGAGGCGGTGGACCGGGCCACCGGGCCGTACGTATCCCAGTGGGACGACGACGACCTGTACGACCCGGAGCGGATCGAGACACAGATGGCGGCGATCCTCTCGCTCGGCGCCGAAGCCTGCTTCCTCGCCCGTGAACGGCTGTGGTGGCCCGCTCGCCACAAGCTCGCGATCTCCTGCGCGCGCCTGTGGGAAGGATCGATGGTGTGCGCCAAGGACCGCCTCCCGCGCTACCCGGCACTGCGCCGGGGCGAGGACACCCCGGTGGCGGAGGAGGTGGCCCGTACCTGCCGGGTGGTATCGGTCGACGCACCCGAGCTGTACACCTACGTATGTCACGGCGGCAACACGTTCAACGAAGCCCACTTCGCGGAGCACTTCGACGTGGCGACCCAGATCTGGTCCGAACCGGGCGCGTACGCCGAGCGGTTGCTCGCGATGGCGACCCGGCTGCCGATCGGGCCGGAGGACATCGCCCACGCCGAGAACGGTGCCGCCACCCGACCCTCCGGGCAGGGTGGACGGACGGCCACAGCCCTCGAACCCGCCCCGGGCCCGGCGACCGAGCGACCCACGGTCCTGGTGCTCACCCCTCTCAAGGACGCGGCCGCGTTCCTGCCGGGCTATCTGGAGAACCTTCGCGCCCTGGACTACCCGCGCGAGGCGATCTCGCTGGGGCTGCTGGAGGGCGACAGCAAGGACACGACGCCGGATCTGCTCCGACAGGTCCTGCCCGGACTCGAGGCGGAGTTCCGGCGGGTCACCCTCGTACACCGTGACTTCGGCCTCCAACTGGCGGGCCCCCGCTGGGAGCCCGGCGTCCAGCGCCGACGCCGCTCGGTGCTGGCCAAGGTGCGCAACCATCTGCTCTCCCGAGCCCTCACCGACGAGGAGTGGGTGCTGTGGCTCGATGTGGATGTCACCGGCTACCCGGCCGACCTCGTCCAACGCCTGCTCGGAGCGGGCAAGGACATCGTCGTCCCGCACTGTGCCACCACGGCCGGTGGACCCACGTACGACCTCAACACCTTCGTCCTGCACCCCAGGGCCGGCACGCTCAACTGGTCCCAGTGGCTGCGCGACGGGATTCTGCAGCCGCCCAGGGGGTTCGGCCGGGTCTACCTCGACGAACTGCGCGGGCAGGGGCTCATCCGCGTCGACTCGGTCGGCGGCACCACCCTGCTGGTACGCGCCGACCTTCACCGGGACGGTCTGATCTTCCCCTCCTTCCCGTATCAGCACCTCATCGAGACCGAAGGTCTGGCCGCGATGGCCCGGGACATGGGCACTGCCTGCTGGGCGCTGCCCGACCTGGAAGTGCTGCACCCGCACCACGCCGACGTCGCCGAACCGCTCGTACACCACATGGAGTAA